In Streptomyces sp. NBC_01231, the sequence CGGCCGCCGTCGCCTGGTGGAAGGCGCGCGTCGTCGCGGCCGCCACCGGGCAACTCGCCGTGTGGACGGCACACGACGGGGACCGCCTCGTCGGCACGGTCACACTGGCCTACCCGGACAAACCCAACAGCCGCCACCGCGCCGAGCTGGTCAAGCTGATGGTGCACCGGGACGCCCGCGGCCAGGGCCTGGGCCGCGCACTCCTGGCCGTCGCCGAGCGGGCCGCGACCGAGGCGGGCGTCACCCTCCTCCACCTGGACACCGAGACCGGCAGCCCCGCCGAGCGTCTCTACCGCTCGGCGGGCTGGACGATGGCCGGTGTGATCCCCGACTACGCGGCGAACCCGTCCGGTGTGCTGCGGCCGACGACGCTCTACTACAAGCACGTCGGTACCCGCACCGAAGCCTTGGCGGGCGTTCTCACCAGGTGATTGTCAGTGGGAGCCGCTACGGTGCCTGTCATGCCGGATGCCGAAGACGTACGACGGATCGCCCTGTCCCTGCCGGACACGACGGAGAAGGTCGCTTGGAGCATGCCCACGTTCCGGGTCGCTGGGAAGATGTTCGCCACGCTGCCCGAGGACGAGACCTCCCTCGCGGTGCGCTGCCCCAAGGAGGAACGCGGCGAACTGGTCCTGGCGGAGCCGGAGAAGTTCTGGATCGCCGATCACGAGGCGCAGTTCGCCTGGGTGCGGGCCCGCATCTCGGCCCTGGAGGAGGACGAGCTGCGGGACATCCTCGCCGACTCCTGGAGGCAGGCGGCGCCCTCCCGACTCATCGAGGCCTACCCCGAGTTGGGACTGCCGACCGGAGGCTGAGACTCCTCGGGCGTTGTCAGTGCCGCCTGGCATGATCCGGGAAGAGCGTGGGAGCCGGGGCGGAGGGGGCCTCGACTACCCGCCACGTCCGCCACGGGAGAAGAGCTGACCGTCAAAAGTGGTCGCGGACAAACGGGTGCGCGACCACGGACCCGAGTGCGGTATTGTTTCCATGCACGCTCGGCCGGGGGAAACCCCAGGTCAGGACGGGCATCGGGACGTGGCGCAGCTTGGTAGCGCACTTGACTGGGGGTCAAGGGGTCGCAGGTTCAAATCCTGTCGTCCCGACGGTACGAAGGGTCTTCGCAGGCACCAGCCTGTGGAGGCCCTTTTTCGCGCGGCCCGTGTCCGGGCTTCTTCGCCTCCGGGACCGCGACGGGATCGCCCTCAACGCCCTCCGCATCCACGGCGGTTACGGATACTCCGCCGAGTGCGACGTCGAACGCAACCGTCGCCGCGGTCCCGAAGGGCCCAAGGAGCGGTCACTCACATCGCCGCTACCGCGGGATGAGCCGGATATGGCGGATGACCTTGCGGTGGTGGGTGTAGGCGATGTGGAGGGCCCCGTCCGGTGCCTGCGTCACCGAGGGATACGACAGTTCGCGGTTGAGGCCGTCGCGGGAGTTGTTGGTGAGGCAGTGTCCGTCGCCGGTCACGAGGTCGGCGCGCAACGGCCAGCTGAGGCCGCCGTCGGACGAGAGGGCGAGGCTGAGCGGGGCGCGCGGGGCACCCCAGAACGCGGTCGACGGCGCCTGCCGTGCCGCCGTGGGCGCCGAGCCGCCCGGGGCCTTGGGGTCGGCGAGCCCGCCCGTGTCGTCGAGCTCGTCGTAGAGGGAGACGCGGCGGGCGGTCGCGTCGGCGGCGCTGCTGTGGTTGTAGACGAGGGCCAGGCGGCCGTCGGCCAACGGGGCGTACTGGATCGAGGAGTTGTTGTTCGGCAGATCGAGCGGCTCCGGCTCGCTCCAGGTGTCGCCGTCGTCCAGCGACACGGACCGGTGCACGGCGTCGGCGCGCCGACTGCGGTAGAGAGCGAGGAGGGAGCCGTCCGGCAGCCGGTGGACGTTCATGTGGACCAGGCCCGTGGAGCCGGGCACGGCCCGCTCGTGCCAGGTGCCTCCCTCGTCGTCGCTGATCATCACGGCGCTGGTGTCGAGGTCGCCCGACCACTTCTCGCCGGGAGCGGTCCGGCAGCGGAAGACGGGCAGCAGCAGACGGCCGGTGGGCAGGACGACGGGTGGCTGACGGACGAAGACGCCGCCGACGCCCGGGGTCGCGGGGAACAGGGTGCGGGTCGCCTCCCAGGTCGTGCCGTGGTCGTGGCTGACGCGCAGCCGTACCTCGGCGGTGTCCTGGTCTCCGCCTCGCTGGGCGGTGTGCAGCAGCCACAGGGCGCCCGAAGGCGTGGGGAAGAGCACGGGGTTCTGCTCGGAGCGTGTCGGGTCGTCCGAGAGGCGGACCGGCTCCGTCCACGTCGTGGTGCCGGGTGCGAGGCGCGAGAACCACACGCTGATGTCCGCCATGCCCTCCTGCGTGCCGCCGAACCAGACGCAGCCGAGGTCCCCGCCGGGCAGCACGGTGAGGTTGGCGGCGTGGCTCTGCACGGTCGGTGCGGGCAGGGTGGTGTCGGTGCGGTCGAAGCCGTCGAGGAGTCGGTTCGTCACAGTGCCTCTCCAGAGGTCCGGGCAGCGGCCAGGTGCCCGCGGGCGGTCTGCTCCAGGTGCACCAGGTCGCAGGCGACGGTCGCGAAGGTGAAGCCCTCGGCGAGGCGCTTGGAGGCGCTCGCCCCGTCCGGGTTGTGGATGCCCGCGGCGATTCCGGCGGCGGCCGCCGCCTCGCGTACGGTGCCGAGCGCGGCCTCGAACGCGTCGGCCAGCGCCGGGTCCGTGGACGAGGCGCCGCCGAGGGCGATCCGCAGGTCGGAGGGGCCGACGTAGACGCCGTCGAGGCCCGGCGTCGCGCAGATCGCCTCGACGTCGGCGAGTCCCTCGGCCGTCTCGATCATGGCGAGGACGACCGTGCTGTCGTGTGTGTCGGCCGGGTCGGGGCCGATCCTCAGCGCCGAGCGCATCGGGCCGTAGGAGCGTCGGCCGTGCGGGGGATAGCGGACAGCGGCGACGGCCTCGGCGGCCTGCTCGGCCGTGTCGACCAGCGGCACGATCACTCCGGTCGCGCCCGCGTCGAGGGCACGGCCGATCGGGGCGGGGTCGTTGGCCTCCACCCGGACCAGGCCGACGGCGGTGGAGCCCCGGCTGTCGATCGCGAGGAGGTTGTTGAGCATGCCGGAATAGCCGAACAGGCCGTGCTGGGCGTCCAGCGCGACGTAGTCGTAGCCGAGGCGGGCGATGCGCTCGGTGGCCACGGGCGCGTCCATCAGGCACCAGTATCCGAGCAGTTGCTCGCGGGCGCGCAGGGCGGCGGTGAACTCTGCGGGGGTCATGGGCGGTTGTTCCTTCACAGGGGCACAGGGGCACAGGGGCACAGGGGGCGGGGCGGGGGCTTTGAGGTCCCCTACAGGATCAGCGGTTGTAGGCGGGCATGGGGCCGCGCAGGCCCGCGCCGACCTCGTCGCAGGCGGCGGTGACGTCGGCGGGCAGCGGTCCGGCCTGCGCGGCGACGAGGTTGGCGCGCAGGTGGCCGGTCCGGGAACCGCCGAGCAGCAGGGCGTCGGTCGAGTCCCGGTCGAGGAGCCAGCGCAGGGCCAGTTCGGCGAGCGGGATGCCCGCGCCCTCTGCGACCCGGGTCAGTTCGGCGACCGCGTCGAACAGACGCGGGTCCCAGTAGCGCTGCCGGTACATGTCCGCGAGCCGGGAGTCGCCGAACCGTCCGCCCTCGGGGGCCTTCTCGTAGCGGTGCCGTCCGGTGAGGAGGCCTCCGCCGAGCGGGTTGTAGACCATGGTGCGCAGACCGGTGGCGGCGGCGTACGCCGCATACTCGACGTATTCCTCCTCGATCCGGCGGGCGAGGAGATTGTGCAGCTGCTGGGCGACGACCGGGCGTGGGGCGCCCACCTCGTCGGCGACGCGCACGAGTTCGGCGATCTGCCAGGCCGCGTAGTTGGAGACGCCGAGCGCGAGGACCTTCCCCTCGGCGACCAACTCGGCGACGGTGGCGAGGGTTTCGGCGAGGGGTGTGGTCCGGTCGGGCTGGTGCAGATAGAAGAGGTCCACGCGGTCGGTGCCGAGGCGTTTGAGGCTGCCGTCCAGGGCGGCCCGCAGGCCGAGGGCGGACAAGGGGGCGTGTTCCCCCTGGTCGGGGTGCGGCATGCCGGCCTTGGTGGCGAGCACGATCCGGTCGCGGTGGGCGGGCAGCAGCTCGGCGAGGATGCGTTCGCTCTCACCGCCGGCGTAGCCGTTGGCGGTGTCCACGCCGGTGATGCCGGCCTCCAGCGCCGTCGCGAGCATGTCCGCGGCGCCCGCCCGGTCGACGGTGTCGCCGAACGTCATGGTGCCGAGGACGAGCCGCGACAGGGGCACGGGCACGTTCGGCAGTTCGATGCCGGTGGTCACTTGCCGGTTCCTTCCGGTGGGGCGGTCAGAGGGGTGTGGGGCCGGCGCGGCTCCGGTACGGCCGTGGCCGGGGCCGGAGTCGAGGCCGCCCGGGTACGGGGTTTGAGTCCCCGTATCGCCGTGGGGTCGAGGGCTGCGCGGCGCAGCGAGCGGGTGTAGGGCTCGACGGGGGCGGCGAGCACGTCGGCGGTACGGCCGCGCTCGACGACCTGCCCCGCCTTCAGGACGACCACGTCGGTGCTGATCTCGCGCACCACGCCGAGATGGTGGGCGATGACGATGTACGTGATGCCGGTCTCCTCCCGCAGTTCGCGCAGCAGATCGAGGACCTGGGCCTGCACGGACACGTCGAGAGCCGAGGTGGCCTCGTCGCAGACCAGCAGGTCGGGCTCCGAGGCCAGGGCGCGGGCGATGCCGATGCGCTGACGCTGCCCGCCGGAGAATTCGTCCGGCCGTCGTTCGAGTGCCGTGGCCGGCAGTCCTACGCGGTCCAGCAGCCCGGCGGCGCGGCGGCGCCGTTCGGTCCTGTCCTTCACACCCGCGACGCGCAGCGGTTCGGCCACGATCTCCAGGGCGGTCAGGTGCGGGGCGAGGGATCCGTAGGGATCCTGGAAGACCATCTGGACGCGGCGCCTGAGTGGCCTCAGGCGTCGCTCGGGCAGCGTGGCGAGGTCGGTGCCGTCCAGCACGATCCGCCCGGAGGCGGGCTTGAGCAGTCGTACGATCGCGCAGGCGATGGTCGACTTGCCGCTGCCCGACTCGCCGACGACGGCGAGCGAGCCGCCCCGGGGCACGCTGAAGCTGACGTGGTCGACGGCGCGCACGGTGCCGGACGGCGTGGGGTAGTCGACGACGAGGTCCTCGACGTCGAGAAACGCCGACGCGTCAGCCACGTCGGTCGCGTCCGGTGTCGCTGCTGGACTCATCGGGCTGCTCCCTGTGTGCTGTGGTCGTCGAGGCCGTCCTCGTCCCAGGGGCCGAGGCTCGGGACGGCCGCGAGCAGTTTCCCGGTGTACGGGTGTGCGGGCCGCTCGACGATCTGCTCGGCCGGCCCGGACTCGACGAACCGGCCCTCCTTCATGACGTGGATGCGGTCGGACACCAGCCGGGCGACGCCGAGGTCGTGGGTGATCATCAGCATGCCCACGCCGGTGCGTTCCTGAAGTTCCATCAGCAGGTCCAGGACGCTCGCCTGGACGGTGGCGTCCAGGGCGGAGGTGGGTTCGTCGGCGACCAGCAGCTGCGGTTCGGCGGCCAGCGCGACGGCGATGAGGATGCGCTGGAGCATGCCGCCGGAGAACTGGTGCGGGTAGGCCTTCCAGCGGGTCTCGGGCCTGCTGATCCGTACCTGGTCCAGCAGGTGGGTGCCGCGCTCGCGGGCCTCGGCCCGGGACAGGCCGGGGTGGCGCAGCCGCAGGGCGTCCCCGAGCTGCCGCCCGACCGTGTGGACGGGGCTGAGCGCGGTCATCGGGTCCTGGGGAATCAGGGACACGGTGCGGCCGCGCACCCGCCGGGCCGCCTCGGGGTCGGCGACGACGTCCTCGCCGGCGATACGGGCGGTGCCGGACAGCACGGCGAGTCGTTCGGGCAGCAGCCGCAGCACGCCCATGGCCGTGGTGGACTTGCCGGAGCCGGACTCCCCGATGAGCGTGACGGTCTCACCGCGTCCGACGGTGAAGCTCACGCCGTCGACGGCGCGGACGACGCCGCGATGGGTGAGCAGTTCGATCTGCAGGTCCTCGACCTCCAGCAGGGCGCTGGAAGACGGCGAGGTGTCGCGGGTCATGGCTCAGGCTCCCTTCGCCGGCTTCGTCGTACGGATGCGATCGCGCAGGCCGTCTCCCATGAGGTTGACGCCGACCACGAGGACGGCGATGACCAGGCCGGGAAGCGTGACCAGCCACCAGGAGGTGGTGATGTAGTCCTGGCCGTCGGAGATGATGCGGCCCCAGGTGGCGAACGGGCGCTGGGGTCCGGCGCCCAGGAAGCTGAGGGCGCTCTCCAGGAGAACGGCCTGGGCGAGCAGCAGCAGGACCACCAGGCTCGCGGGGCGCAGGATGTTGGGGATGATGTGCCGCCCCAGGACGGACCAGCTGCGCATGCCGAGCAGACGGGCGGCCGCCACATAGGGCTTCTCCCGTTCGACGAGGACCAGGGAGCGGGTCAGCCGAGCCACTTCCGGCCACTGGGCGATGGCGATCACGCAGGTGATGACGGTGACCGACGGGCCGAAGAGGGCGACGACGAGCAGCAGCATCATCAGCAGGGGCAAGGCCAGTTGGGCTTCGAGGAGCCGGCTGACGACCGTGTCGATCCAGCCCCCGACGTAGCCGGCCGCCGAGCCCGCGGCGATCCCGATGACGCCGGAGACGAGGACGGCGAGGATGCCCACGGACAGCGACACCTGGCCGCCGTGCAGGATGCGGGAGAGCAGATCGCGGCCGAGCTGGTCGGTGCCGAACACGTGCCCGTCGGTGAGCGGCGGCAGCCGGCGCCCCGCGAGGTTCTGGGCGTCCGGGTCCGGCAACGGCAGCAGGCTCGCGAGGGCCACCGGCAGGGCGACCAGCGCGGTGCACAGGGCTCCCGCCCACAGCTTGAAGCGGGCGCTGCGCCGCTGCCTGGTGGCGGTGGCACGGGCCAGGTGCTTCGCGGTGACCGCGCTGGGCCGGGCGGTCCCGTCGGTCGGGGTGAGCGTGGCGGACATGTCAGGCCGCCTTTCCGAGTCGTACCCGCGGATCGAGAAGCGGGTAGGCGAGGTCGACCAGGAGCTGGACGAGGATGGCGAGGGTCGCTGTGACCAGGACGGTTGCCTGGATGAGCGGGTAGTCGCGGGTCTCCAGGGCGCGGACGACGAGGGAGCCGACCCCTGGCCAGCCGAAGACGACCTCGACCACCACGACTCCGTTGAGCAGCGCCGCGAAGCGGGTGCCGACCGCCGTGACCAGCGGGACGGAGGAGTTGGCGAGTGCGTAGCGCCAGGTGAGGGCCCGTTCCGAGACACCGCGGGAGCGGGCCACGGTGATGTACGGCGAGGCGAGCGCCGTGGTCATCTCGCGGCGTACGAGCCGTGAGACGAGGGCGAGTTGGAGGGTCGCGATGGTGACGGTCGGCAGGACGAGGCCGCTCCAGGACGTGAAGCCGGAGGCGGGCAGCACCGGTAGCAGCACGGCGAAGACGGTCAGCAGCATCACGCCGGTCCAGAAGTCCGGCATGGACTGTCCGGCGATGGTCAGGACGTTGGCTCCGAGTTCCCGCGAGGTGTCGGCGCGGCGGGCCATCCACACCCCCAGTGGGACCGCGACGGCCACGGTGACGGCGATCGCCGCGACGGAAAGCGTGATCGTGTACGGCACGCGGTCCAGGACCACGCTGAGGGCGGAGTCGTGGAAGGAGTAACTGGTGCCGAGGTCGCCTCTCAGCAGGTCGCGCAGGAAGACCCCGTACTGGGTGATCAACGGCTTGTCGAGGCCGAACTGGGCGCGGATCCGCTCCAGGTCGGCGCTGGTGGCGCTCGGTGGGGCGTATGCGGAGGCGGGGTCTCCTGGGGCGAGCCGGACCAGCACGAAGACCGTGGAGAGGGTCAGGAAGACGGTCAGCAGGCTCTGACCGAGACGGCGGGCGAGGTACTTCGTCACGGCTCAGCCCTCCAGCCGTACGGCGGTCAGGTCGTAGGAGTTGACCGGCAGCAGCCGGATGCCGTCGACGCGGGCGCGGCGGGCGAGAACGGTCTTCGGCACGAAGGCCCACATCGCCGGCCAGGTGTCCCAGACGGTGTGCTGGGCGGCGGCCAGCTTGCGGTCACGGGCGGCGGGATCGGTCTCGGTGGCCGCGTCGGACAGCCGTCGGGCGATGCTCGGGACGACGTAGCCCATGAACGCGTCACCGGTGCGCTCGTCCTCGGCCGTGCCCGCGTACATCGCTTGCAGCATGGTGACGGCCTGGCCGGTGGGGCCGGGGAAGCCGTTGCCGATGACGTCCCAGTCTCCGCCCTTGCCCTGGCGCCACTTGAGGATGTCGCCGCCGGGCTCGAACTGTTGCAGGTCGGCGCGCACACCGACCTCCTTCAGCATCTCCGCGACGGCCTCCATCACGGAGGCGTCCGCGGCGAACTCGCCCGACTCCCAGATGATTTTGATCCGCAGTCCGTCGGCGCCCAGGGACCTCAGCAACTGCCGTGCCCGTGACGGGTCGTGGGCGTAGCGGCCGGTGCGTTCGGCGCCCTGGAGACTGAGGGGGACCACTCCCTGGGCCTGCTCGGCCGAGTCGGTGAGCACGTCCCGGACGAGGGACTCGCCATCGATGGCGTACGTCAGCGCCCGGCGCACCCGGGCGTCGGCGAGCGGGTGCTTCCTCGGCTTGCGGAAGTTGTAGAAGAGCTGGCAGATCCGCACTCCGGAGGTCTGCTCCAGATGCACGCCGGGCAGCCCGGTGAGCTGTTCGGCGGAGTCGGGGGTGATGGTGTCGATGACGTCCAGTTCGCCGCTGCGCAGGGAGACGACCCGGCTCGACTCCTCGGGCACGAAGCGGACCCGGACCCGTTCGACGGGCGGCCGCCCGCCCCAGTACCCCGGGACACGGGCCAGGGTGTACTCGCCCGCGCCGCTGTTGGCGTCGGCCACCCGGTAGGGGCCGGTGCCGACGCCGGAGCGGAGTTCCTCGGGCCGGTTGTCCTTCGCCGGGGTGATGAGGATGTTGGCCATCAGGCGGTCCAGGACGGGCACCGGTTCGCGGGTGTGGAGCCGGAAGGTGCGTTCGCCGGTCGCCTCGACCTCGGGCAGTTCGGGGAACAGGCCGAGGATGAACGAGCCGGCGACGTCCGCGTACATCCGCACCGCGGTGGCCACGTCGTCGACGGTCACGGGCCGGCCGTCGGAGTAGCGGATCCCGTCGCGCAGGCGGACGCTCCAGGTGGTCGGTGCGGTCATCTCGAACCGGTCGGCGAGGACCAGTTGGAGTCGCATGTCCGGACCGATGGCCGTGAGGGCCTGGCGCACGGCCCGCTGCACGGTCACCGCGGCGTCGAACTGGTTGAGCTTGTTGTCCAGGCTGACCAGCGAGCGGTTCAGCCCGAGCGTGAGGGTGCCGGGGCCGGGGGCGCCGGTGGGGCCGGCGCAGGCGGCCAGTGGGGAGAGAGCGAGACCGGCGCCGCCCGCGGCGCCCCAGCGCAGCAGGGTGCGACGGCTGGGCGTCTCACTCGGGGGAGTTCGGGTCATCGTCGACCTCTCGGGGTTTCTGTGCGGCGACGGGCTCGGGACGGTGTCCGGTCCGCAGGACGCCGTCGGTTTCTGTCGCGCCGGAAACCGTTCCACGGTTGCGCGAATCACGCAAGAGGTCTCGCGCACATCGCGCATGTTGTGCCATCATCGAGTGTCGAGGCGGCCCCGCGTGCCTCCTTCGACTACAGGTCCACGGCAGGTCCACCACGGGTCCAGGAGGATGACGTGTCTTTCCCCGCCCCCGCGCCCTGCGCCGTCCGCGGTGAGCGGCCGCCGCGAGGTGTCCTCGCCCTCGCCGACGACCTGTCCGGGGCGGCGGAGACCGCGGTGGCGCTCGGTGTGCCGGGCCGGATCGTGCTCGGTCCGGCCTCTTCGGACCGGCAGCCGGACGGTGAGGCCGTCGTCGTCGACCTCGACTGCCGGTGCGTGCCCGCGGCCGAGGCGGGCCGCCGGGTACGCGAGGCCCTGCGCGCCGTGCCCTCGGACGTTCTGGTGCTGAAGAAGGCGGACTCGCTGCTGCGGGGCAACCTCGCCGCCGAGACGGCCGCCTGCGCCGACGGCGCCGAGGGCGTCGTCGTCGCCACCGCCCTGCCCGCCATGGGCCGCACGGTCCGCGGCGGTGTCGCCCATCTCGACGGCGTCCCCCTGCACGCCACGGACGCCTGGCGGGCGGAGAGCGAAGCACCCCCGCCGTCGATCTCCGCCGCGCTCGGGGACGCCCGTACGACCCTGGTCCCGCTGGAGGCGGTACGGGGCGACGCGCTGCCCGGCGCACTGCGCGCGGCGATCGCGGCCGGACACCTTCCGGTGTGCGACGCCGAGACGGACACCGACCTGGACCTGATCGCCCGGGCGGCGCTCGCGTGCGGGCCCGGAGTCCGTCTGATGGGCACGAGCGGCCTCGCCGCGTCGGTCGGCCGCCTGCTGAGGCGTACCGAGGGGATTTGGGCACAGAGCACGGCGGGACAAGGGACTCCGGCTCCGGCCGGGGGATGCCGACAGCGTCCCCTCCTGGTGGTCGTCGGCACCGCCGATCCCTCCGCTCCTGCGCAGATCGCGCAACTCGCGGAGCTCGGTGCACGCCATGTACACCTGCACCCCGACGCCCTGGCCTCCGACGCCCTGTCAACTCCGGTCGCATTGGATCCGTTTGACGGCGCGTCGGTCGGTGTCACTGTCCTCAGCATCGACAGCGGCCCGGGCATCCGGCCCGGTGCGGCACGCCGTCTGGTGTCCGCACTCGCCCGCCTCGCCGCCGACCGCGCGGGCGATGCCGACCTCGTCCTGACGGGCGGTGAGACCGCCCGCCGCGTCCTCGACGCGCTCGGTGTTCCGCACCTGGCGCCGCTCGGCCAGATACACCACGGCGCCGTCCACGCACTCACACCCGACGGACGCCATGTCGTCACCCGGCCCGGCAGCTTCGGCGACACCGACTCCCTGCTGCGGATCGCCACGGCGCTCCGGCCGGACCTCCCCCACCTCCCACCGCAAGGAGACCTCCCGTTGAACGCGACCCCGACCGCCGACACCCACCGTTCGCTGCCGCTCATCGCGGTGACCATGGGGGACGGCGCGGGCATCGGCCCCGAGGTGATCGTCCCGGCGCTGCTGCACCCGGACACCCTCGCCCGCTGCCGTCCCGTCGTCATCGGTGACGCCGAACGGCTGCGGCAGGCCGCCGCGATCCAGGGTGTCGACTGCGACATCGTCTCCGTGACCGCCCCGGGCGAGGCCGAGTTCCCGCCGGGCCGGGTCAACGTCGTGGACCTGGACCTGCTGCCCGCCGACCTGCCCTGGGGCCGGCTGTCCGCCCTCGCCGGCGAGGCCGCCTACCAGTACGTACGGGTGGCCGCGGACCTCGCGATGAAGGGCGCCGTGCACGGCATCTGCACCGCACCGCTCAACAAGGAGGCCCTGCACTCGGCCGGACATCTCTACCCGGGCCACACCGAGTTGCTGGCCCACCTCACCGGCGTGGACGAGGTGTCGATGATGCTGTCCACACCCAAGGTGAAGGTCATTCACGTCACCACCCACATCGGCCTGATCGACGCCGTACACCGCATCGAGCCGGGCCTGGTCGAGCGCACGGTGCGCCGCGGCCATGAGGCGATGGTCCGGGCCGGTGTCGGGAAGCCGGTCATCGGCGTCTGCGGCATCAACCCGCACGCGGGCGAGAACGGACTGTTCGGCTACGGCGAGGAGGAGGAGAAGATCGTCCCCGCTCTCGAGGTGCTGCGCGCGGACGGCATCGACGCCCGCGGCCCCCTCCCGGCCGACACGGCCTTCTTCCTCGCCGGGCGCGGCGACTACGACCTGATCGTCGCGATGTACCACGACCAGGGGCACGGCCCGGTGAAGGTGCTGGGCATCGAGGCGGGCGTCAACCTGACCGTGGGA encodes:
- the pdxA gene encoding 4-hydroxythreonine-4-phosphate dehydrogenase PdxA, translating into MSFPAPAPCAVRGERPPRGVLALADDLSGAAETAVALGVPGRIVLGPASSDRQPDGEAVVVDLDCRCVPAAEAGRRVREALRAVPSDVLVLKKADSLLRGNLAAETAACADGAEGVVVATALPAMGRTVRGGVAHLDGVPLHATDAWRAESEAPPPSISAALGDARTTLVPLEAVRGDALPGALRAAIAAGHLPVCDAETDTDLDLIARAALACGPGVRLMGTSGLAASVGRLLRRTEGIWAQSTAGQGTPAPAGGCRQRPLLVVVGTADPSAPAQIAQLAELGARHVHLHPDALASDALSTPVALDPFDGASVGVTVLSIDSGPGIRPGAARRLVSALARLAADRAGDADLVLTGGETARRVLDALGVPHLAPLGQIHHGAVHALTPDGRHVVTRPGSFGDTDSLLRIATALRPDLPHLPPQGDLPLNATPTADTHRSLPLIAVTMGDGAGIGPEVIVPALLHPDTLARCRPVVIGDAERLRQAAAIQGVDCDIVSVTAPGEAEFPPGRVNVVDLDLLPADLPWGRLSALAGEAAYQYVRVAADLAMKGAVHGICTAPLNKEALHSAGHLYPGHTELLAHLTGVDEVSMMLSTPKVKVIHVTTHIGLIDAVHRIEPGLVERTVRRGHEAMVRAGVGKPVIGVCGINPHAGENGLFGYGEEEEKIVPALEVLRADGIDARGPLPADTAFFLAGRGDYDLIVAMYHDQGHGPVKVLGIEAGVNLTVGLPVIRTSVDHGTAFDIAGKGVAEAGSMVEAVRQAAEMSSVPVR